The genome window TTGTAGTTTTCTACGCCGACTTTCTGTTGTAATTGGATAGGGAAATACCCGCGAGAGCCGTTCTAATCTCACTTGTTTTTCTGATTGTATCAAGGGTAGCAAGATTTCAATCAGTTTAAATTGAGCTGAACTTAGTTGTTTTTTTAAATGAATGAGGTAGAATGTTGGTATCATTATTTTTGAGATAGGCAAGCGTGTAACAATTATGCTGCCTATCTTTTTTGAGCAGCGGATTGGCTCAATCCTTACAAAGTATGGGTTTGGGGCTGGTTGTTACCCCCCCAGGTAATTGATATAACCAGTCTTAGTTGTTCCAAAGAAGAAATCTAATCTAAGATTACATAAATCCAGTTGGACCCAAAATAAGTTATGCGAATTTTAATTGTTGCTCAGAATGCCTCAACTAAATTCGGTGGCGAGGCATTGTTGCCGCTGAACTACTTCAGGATACTTCGATCGCGCCAAATAGAAACATGGTTAGTAGTTCACGCACGCACACAGGCTGAACTAAAAGCTCTGTTTCCGGAAGATGGCGATCGAATGCACTTCGTGTCCGACACTTGGGTACATCGGCTGCTTAACAATATCTGCGGATTTTTGCCTCCAAGCATAGGCGCACCTACTATAGGCTTGCTCAGCCACCTCTACACCCAACAGATCCAGCGGCGCATTGTCCGGCGGCTGGTGAGCGAACACCAGATTGATGTTGTACACGAGCCAACACCAGTATCGCCAAAATTCCCTTCGCTAATGTTCGGATTGGGAGCACCGATAGCGATGGGGCCGCTCAATGCGGCAGTTAAATATCCTGCGACATTTCAACTATCGCGCAAAAGTCTTGCAATCGAGAGTTTAATAGGATTCGGTCACAAGTTTGTCGATGTCTTCAACCGCCTGTTACCCGGCAAAATCCAAGCCGAGACACTGTTAGTGGCAAACGATCGGACGAAGCAGGCACTTCCATCAGGAGTGCGCGGTAAAATTATTGAACTTGTGGAAAACGGCGTGGATTTCTCGGTGTGGCGATCGGACTCTACCGCACCAAAGCAACCCAATCAACAGGTTCATTTTGTGTTCTTGGGGCGGCTGGCAGACTGGAAGGGTGTAGACATACTGCTGGATGCCTTCGTAGCCGTCGCAGCTCAAATCAGTGCTGTCTTGGAAATCATCGGCGATGGGGAGATGCGGGGCGAACTAGAAGCTCAAACAGCTCGTTTGGGACTGGGCGGCAGAGCTGTATTCCGGGGCTGGCTGTCTCAGGAGGAGTGCGCTATCAAACTGCAACAAGCTGATGCGCTGGTGCTGCCGAGTTTGCGGGAGCCTGGGGGAGCAGTGGTGCTGGAGGGAATGGCCCTGGGGCTGCCCGTCATTGCGATGAATTGGGGCGGTCCCGCAGATTATCTGAATTCCACTTGCGGTATTTTAATAGAACCGACCTCTAAAGAAGAACTTGTCAAGGGACTGACAGATGCGATGCTCAAGCTCGCTCATTCACCAGAATTGCGGCAGAGTATGGGTTGTGCGGGACGGGAACGAGTCCGGCAGCATTTTGATTGGGAACGCAAAGTCGATCGAATACTTGAAATTTATCAACAAACGATCGACGATTACCCCAAGCATTAGGTAGCCGACCATTAAAGCATAAAGCAGCAGCTTTCAACCTGAAAGCTGCTGAGTGGGGGTGCTAAAAAAGTATGTGGCGGTCCCAAGACCCCCATCTACATCCTAGCGAGCTAAAAACGGGTTAACCCGTTTGTTTGGTTAACCCGCGAGCTTGGAAAGATGCAGTTCAATTAGTTTTGCACTACCAGCTTAACGTTGGCATTTTGCAAACCGCGCTGCTTGACTGCTGCCAAGGTTTTGTTAACTGCGTACTTCTGGTTGATGGAGTTGATTAACTCAGTTTGATTGTGCTTTTTGGCGACGCCCCAGAGGTCGGCAATCAGGTCAAAAGAACCATCGCTATTGCGAGACCAACCCAGGTCATATTCGCCTTCCAGAATCGCTACGATGTCGGAGCGAACGCGCTGACCGTTATAGCCACGAACATCAGCTTCTGACTTGACTGAAATGCCCAAGTCGCGCAGGGAAGCTTTCAGGATTTCGGCATCGGTGATTTTGGTACGCAGTGTGCTAAAGTGAGACATTGGATTTCCTCCTAATACAACTGAGAGAGAAACAACAACGGTCTGGATTTAACGGTGCCGCTTGGCGGCTCTTGAATCGAACTGCTAGCTGTTGCTAGCCTTTGCTCCTGTTTGGACCAGGAGAAAGCTTTTAGAATTCCATTCGCTGGTATTCAGCGACGGAAGACGCAGCGGGCCGTGCACGCTGTCTAGCCCAATCTCGCAGGGCGGTGACCTGTTCGGTCATTGTTTTAGACAGTGGCATTGTGGATTTAATGGCCGCGATGATGTCTAGCTGCGTAAACTCTCGATCTTGAGCGAAGGCTTCGTACATTGCGGCTACTAGCGCTTGCTCAATCTCTGCACCTGAAAAGCCCTCGGAAACATTGGAAAGTTGCTCTAAATCGAAGCGAGTAATTTCCCGACGCCGCTTTGACAGGTGAATCTTAAATATATCTTGGCGTTCTTCTTTGGTAGGCAGGTCAACAAAGAAGAGTTCGTCGAACCGACCTTTCCTCAAGAATTCTCCCGGCAACCGCTCGATTCGGTTGGCTGTTGCCATTACGAAGACAGGGGAAGTCTTTTCTTGCATCCAAGTGAGGAACGAACCGAAAATCCGGCTGGACGTGCCTCCGTCTGAGTCGGCTGAACCAGTGCCTCCTGCAAAGGCTTTGTCTAGTTCGTCGATGAAGAGGATGGCTGGAGAGATGGATTCTGCAGTTTTGAGGGCATTGCGGAGGTTGGCTTCCGATCGACCCACCATTGAGCCGTCGTAGACTCTACCCATATCTAGCCTCAGCAGGGGCAGTCCCCAGAGGCGGGAGGTGGTCTTGGCAATCAGCGATTTTCCGCATCCCGGTACGCCGAGAATTAAC of Oscillatoria nigro-viridis PCC 7112 contains these proteins:
- a CDS encoding DUF1257 domain-containing protein: MSHFSTLRTKITDAEILKASLRDLGISVKSEADVRGYNGQRVRSDIVAILEGEYDLGWSRNSDGSFDLIADLWGVAKKHNQTELINSINQKYAVNKTLAAVKQRGLQNANVKLVVQN
- a CDS encoding glycosyltransferase family 4 protein, whose product is MRILIVAQNASTKFGGEALLPLNYFRILRSRQIETWLVVHARTQAELKALFPEDGDRMHFVSDTWVHRLLNNICGFLPPSIGAPTIGLLSHLYTQQIQRRIVRRLVSEHQIDVVHEPTPVSPKFPSLMFGLGAPIAMGPLNAAVKYPATFQLSRKSLAIESLIGFGHKFVDVFNRLLPGKIQAETLLVANDRTKQALPSGVRGKIIELVENGVDFSVWRSDSTAPKQPNQQVHFVFLGRLADWKGVDILLDAFVAVAAQISAVLEIIGDGEMRGELEAQTARLGLGGRAVFRGWLSQEECAIKLQQADALVLPSLREPGGAVVLEGMALGLPVIAMNWGGPADYLNSTCGILIEPTSKEELVKGLTDAMLKLAHSPELRQSMGCAGRERVRQHFDWERKVDRILEIYQQTIDDYPKH